GTGGAAAAAAACACTTCCGCTAAAGCACGCGCGGAAAAAGTCAACGCCATCACGGATAAAATTTGAATGCTTACAACAAAAAAGACCGCCGCGGCGCAAGCGTAAGCGAAGGCAACGCAACGGAGCAAAAAAGGAGCTCGTACGAGCTCCTTTTTTGCAGGTTAATTGGTCTGTTACTTTTGCGGCGCGGGATTGAATTTGGCGTTTATCTTCAGGAACGGTTTACGCAAAGTGCAAAATGAGAAGAAAAATATATGTTGCCACCTTTTCGTATCGTTCCATATCGTTTTATAAAAGCGTCTGTGCCGTTTGGGATCCCGCTCGGGGGTATATTTGCGAACGCCCATGCTGTCAATGGTAGAATTGAATTGATCCGAAAATGTAATCCAACTGGTATTCGTTGAGTATAATTTAACGGCGCCTAAATAATAGTAGTATCTCCAAATGTCAATTTCCCAGCGAAGCGGCGTTTGAATTTGCAGTATCGCTTGCGCGGCTTCTTTGGTAATGATGTAGGCGGGCGCACCCAAAGCGTACTGTGTGGAATGGACGGTGATACGACTACTCCATCGTTCCATCAGGCGAATGAATTCGTGTTGTCGATGTAAGTGCAGTACCGCCGCTTTGCCGCGCATATGCTTGCGAATAAAGTGTTCAAACATGGGAAGGTAGTCGAAAAATTCGGGAGTAAGAGCGACATCATCTTCCAGGATAAGCAAGTACGGAATATCCTGCTCCACCATTTCCCGATAGATTTGCAAGTGACTCAGCGCGCAACCGACTTCGCCGACGGTTAGAATATCGGGCTCAATCACTGCCTGTTGCATTTCTTGCGGAGACATTTGAGAGCCGTTGACGCCATAATGAAAACATGGCGTGAAATTGAACTGCGCGGCGTAATTTTTAACGAATGCTTGGCGTTCAGTTGAGTTCGGCAGTGTAAGAATTTTATGGGGTAGCATGGTTTCTCCTTTTATTTATACCAGTATAACAAAAGAAAAAAACTGCGACAATTAAGTCGTACTATCTAACGGAGTATAAACTGGAGTTTGGTCGTATTGTCCGTGAGTAATGGTATAATAAGTAAAATCAAGAAATCAGGGGACTTGGGACAGCATTATGGATCAGACAGGCATTCAAAATAAAATTAAAAACGCGCGACACGCGCTCGTTCTTTTGCCGATGGCGTTGGGTGATTTTACCTATTGGCAGTTGGTCTTGCGCGCATTTGCCGAACAGTATCCGCAGTTGCGGTTGGACTTGATGCCGGACGAGTACTTTATTAATACGCGTTTTCATAGGGGATCCGGCGCGCTCGTCAATCCGATCATCTGCGATTGGGCGGCGCAAACAGGAGTTTTCCATGATGTATACGCGGATCTCTATACGGGAGATTCGGAGGCGGCGTTGGCGCGGGCGAAAAAAGTCGGTTATGATGTCGTTTTCGTCATGTCGAGCCGCGGTCGCTTGCTCGTCGCGGAAGCGGCGCGCGCGTTATTCTCGCAAGCGGCGATTGTCTCATGGTCGCTACGCGAGCGCTGGTTTAAGTTCGGCGCGGATCGGCGACGGTTTGCAAAGGCCGTCGATTTTATCGTGCCGGAAAATCCGCAACGATTCAAAAAAATTATTCAAAATTATAATTACTTTTTCCAAACGGCGGCGCGGATGCCGACGTACGATTGGGCGGAGCGGGCAGAGCTGACCGTGCCGGCGGAAGCGCTGGAACGCGCGCGCCGTTGGCGTGAGGAGCGAGGCATCGCGGAAACGGCGCCGCTTTACTTTATTAACCCGTTCGCGAAAAATAAAAAACGCACGTGGCCTTTGCCGAAAGTGGCGGCGCTGATCCGTGCGCTCAGCGAGCGAACGGAATTTCAACAGGCGGTCTTTCTGATCAACGGTTTGCCGAGCGATCAGGACGCGATTGCGGCGCTGATTCGCGACGAGCAGTTACCGCGCACCTACGGCTTCACGGCGGCCCAAGGTTTTTGGGATTTGCCGGCGATGCTTGCGCACAGTCGTCTGATCATTTCCGTAGAAACGGCGATCATGCATATCGCGTCACTCTTGCACCGTCCGCAAATTATTCTGATGCGCTTGAAAAATCCCGAATGGGTACCGGTCAATGAAAAGGAACTCCGCATTATTTGGAACAGCAAACGGCGTCACCATATCGAAGATATCGAGGTCGCGGAAGTAGTCGATGAAATTATAAATGAGCAATAAAAAATCCCCCTAGGGGGATTTTTTTATCGGGTTTTGGTGACTTACGCTTAATCATAGTAACGACTAATTCATTCGCCGTAGCTAATGGTCTCTTTTGTTTTTACTGAGGATATCTTTTTATTTATTTTATAAGTCGTAATGCCCTTAATACCGCATAATACCGTGGCGCAAGACGGGAATGCAAATAGTCTATGAAGGTATATCCGTGTTGGCGCAAAAACTGCGTTTTGCGGCGTTGGTGGTCTTGCGAATCATTCGCTCGCTTGCCTGCACCCTCAATAGTACTTGGCATTGAGCCGGGGGAAAACAACATTTCGCCGAGGAAATAGGCGTCGATTAATTTCGCGCGGTCAAATAATACCCACATATCCGCTTCAAAACGGACGGGGGTGTTAATTTTAATAAGCGTTTTTGCCGCCGCCAGATTAAGAATATAGGCGTAGGCTCCTGCACCGCGACACGCGTGATATACGGGTATGTCGGCACCTACCGTGCCGACGCGTTCCAACGGTGGCCCTTGGCGATGCAGGGTAATAACAGTAGGACGAGAGCGGGTAAGGATAAAATCACGGCAGCTTGCTAATGCCTCTTTAGTTGCCATTGCCTCCCTATCAATGTCATCCTCGAAAACAAAGGCGTACTCTTCATTGGCTTGTATCATTGCTTTGTATACGCCTTGGTGACTTAATGCACAACCAAGCTCCGTGTCTGACAGATCCATATCGACGCATGCGGCGGATTTTTCCGCGGGAGATAATTCCGCGCCCGCGACCGCGGTAAAAAATCGGATCGGGGGGGGGAA
This window of the Negativicoccus succinicivorans genome carries:
- a CDS encoding glycosyltransferase family 9 protein, with translation MDQTGIQNKIKNARHALVLLPMALGDFTYWQLVLRAFAEQYPQLRLDLMPDEYFINTRFHRGSGALVNPIICDWAAQTGVFHDVYADLYTGDSEAALARAKKVGYDVVFVMSSRGRLLVAEAARALFSQAAIVSWSLRERWFKFGADRRRFAKAVDFIVPENPQRFKKIIQNYNYFFQTAARMPTYDWAERAELTVPAEALERARRWREERGIAETAPLYFINPFAKNKKRTWPLPKVAALIRALSERTEFQQAVFLINGLPSDQDAIAALIRDEQLPRTYGFTAAQGFWDLPAMLAHSRLIISVETAIMHIASLLHRPQIILMRLKNPEWVPVNEKELRIIWNSKRRHHIEDIEVAEVVDEIINEQ
- a CDS encoding glycosyltransferase family 25 protein, with amino-acid sequence MRSPVETTEKSLHYYVINLPKSAKRREHMREVLGPLFPPPIRFFTAVAGAELSPAEKSAACVDMDLSDTELGCALSHQGVYKAMIQANEEYAFVFEDDIDREAMATKEALASCRDFILTRSRPTVITLHRQGPPLERVGTVGADIPVYHACRGAGAYAYILNLAAAKTLIKINTPVRFEADMWVLFDRAKLIDAYFLGEMLFSPGSMPSTIEGAGKRANDSQDHQRRKTQFLRQHGYTFIDYLHSRLAPRYYAVLRALRLIK
- a CDS encoding glycosyltransferase family 25 protein, translating into MLPHKILTLPNSTERQAFVKNYAAQFNFTPCFHYGVNGSQMSPQEMQQAVIEPDILTVGEVGCALSHLQIYREMVEQDIPYLLILEDDVALTPEFFDYLPMFEHFIRKHMRGKAAVLHLHRQHEFIRLMERWSSRITVHSTQYALGAPAYIITKEAAQAILQIQTPLRWEIDIWRYYYYLGAVKLYSTNTSWITFSDQFNSTIDSMGVRKYTPERDPKRHRRFYKTIWNDTKRWQHIFFFSFCTLRKPFLKINAKFNPAPQK